The window CTCGCGGGGGAAGGTGGCCCGAAGGGCCGGATGAGGGGGCGACCGGCGCTGGGTTCAGAGTAAACAATCGGACGTGCATCCGACGCCGGTCATCCCCCTCATCTGACCGCTTCGCGGTCTGTCTTCCCCCGCGAGGGGGGAAGATCGTCGAACCGCAACCCCTCCAGCTCAGGAGTTTCCCATGGCCCAGGCATCGGCCTCGATCGAATTGGCGGCGTCCCCGGACCATGTCTGGCGGCTGGTCGGCGGCTTCGGCTCGCTCCCCGAGTGGCTCCCCTACATCCCCAAGAGCGAGCTGATCGAAGGGGGCCGCGTCCGTCGGATCACCACGGAGGACGGCGGGCTCATCGTCGAGCGGCTCGAATCGTTCGACGAGGCCGATCGCAGTTACAGCTACTCCTTCGTCGAGTCGCCGTTCCCCGTCTCCAGGTATCGCGCCACGCTCCACGTCCGCCCTGCCGACGAAGGCGACGGCTCGCGCGTCGACTGGTACGGCGAGTTCACCCCCGTCGGCGTCTCCGACGAGGAAGCCT of the Paludisphaera rhizosphaerae genome contains:
- a CDS encoding SRPBCC family protein, producing MAQASASIELAASPDHVWRLVGGFGSLPEWLPYIPKSELIEGGRVRRITTEDGGLIVERLESFDEADRSYSYSFVESPFPVSRYRATLHVRPADEGDGSRVDWYGEFTPVGVSDEEASRIFLAIYEGGLKALADQLGG